The proteins below are encoded in one region of Macrococcus armenti:
- a CDS encoding b(o/a)3-type cytochrome-c oxidase subunit 1 has protein sequence MANRVEMSKQDGKLVMAHMYVAIVCLIIGGLAGLLQTLVRSGTLELPAGIGYYQILTVHGIILALVLTTFFILGFQTAAVIRTCGELSPLQRKLIWLGFWVMLIGTAMAATMVLLNKATVLYTFYAPLKAHVIFYVGMALVVVGSWLSAAGQVMRYAQWKKEHKGQKSPLLSYMVAINNVMWFVCSIGVASTVLFQMIPWSLGLVERIDVTLSRTLFWYFGHALVYFWLLPAYMAWYAVVPKIIGAKAFSDNLARMSFMLFLFFSIPVGIHHQLTEPGIDVTWKYVQVVLTFMVVIPSLMTAFSLFATFEAYGRNIGAKGLFGWVKTLPWSDARFVLPFIGMVAFIPGGAGGLVNASAQMNQVVHNTIWITGHFHLTVATAVILTFFGTMYWLIPHATGRVMTKAINKLAIAQGIMWAIGMSIMSGAMHYVGLFGAPRRSTYSTYGGSEIAAEWIPYQVIQAIGGTILFISIIMVVIVFIQLAFFAPKGYEAFPVSEAMDEAAPVYKFVENWKFLIVVTIALILVAYTVPIGQMFMNPPPGAAGMGEGKLW, from the coding sequence ATGGCAAATCGTGTAGAAATGTCAAAACAAGACGGTAAACTAGTAATGGCACACATGTATGTTGCTATCGTATGTTTAATAATTGGTGGTTTAGCAGGATTACTGCAAACACTAGTACGCTCAGGTACTTTAGAATTACCAGCAGGTATTGGTTATTATCAAATATTAACAGTTCATGGTATTATTTTAGCTTTAGTATTAACAACATTTTTTATTTTAGGTTTCCAGACTGCCGCTGTAATTCGTACTTGTGGTGAGCTTAGCCCACTACAACGTAAATTAATTTGGCTTGGTTTCTGGGTAATGTTAATTGGTACTGCAATGGCAGCTACAATGGTTCTTCTTAATAAAGCGACAGTTTTATATACTTTCTACGCACCATTAAAAGCACATGTTATTTTCTATGTTGGTATGGCACTTGTAGTTGTTGGCTCATGGTTATCAGCTGCTGGACAAGTGATGCGTTATGCACAGTGGAAAAAAGAGCATAAAGGACAGAAGTCACCATTACTTTCTTATATGGTTGCAATCAATAATGTTATGTGGTTCGTATGTTCTATTGGTGTTGCTTCTACTGTATTATTCCAGATGATTCCTTGGTCTCTTGGATTAGTTGAGCGCATTGATGTTACACTTAGTCGTACGTTATTCTGGTACTTTGGTCACGCATTAGTTTATTTCTGGCTATTACCTGCTTATATGGCATGGTATGCTGTCGTACCAAAAATTATCGGTGCAAAAGCATTCAGTGATAATTTAGCACGCATGAGTTTTATGTTATTCCTGTTCTTCTCAATTCCGGTTGGTATTCACCACCAATTAACAGAACCAGGGATTGATGTAACTTGGAAATATGTACAAGTTGTATTAACGTTTATGGTAGTAATTCCTTCATTAATGACAGCATTTAGTTTATTTGCAACATTTGAAGCATATGGACGAAATATCGGTGCAAAAGGATTGTTCGGATGGGTTAAAACGCTACCTTGGAGCGATGCACGTTTCGTATTACCATTCATTGGAATGGTTGCATTCATTCCAGGTGGTGCTGGTGGTTTAGTAAACGCATCTGCCCAAATGAACCAAGTTGTACATAATACAATCTGGATTACAGGTCACTTCCATTTAACAGTTGCAACAGCTGTAATCTTAACATTCTTTGGTACAATGTATTGGTTAATACCACATGCTACAGGTCGTGTAATGACTAAAGCAATCAACAAATTAGCAATAGCACAAGGCATCATGTGGGCAATTGGTATGTCAATTATGTCTGGTGCGATGCACTATGTTGGATTATTCGGAGCACCTCGTCGTTCAACTTACTCGACTTATGGCGGTTCAGAAATTGCTGCTGAATGGATTCCTTATCAAGTCATTCAGGCAATTGGTGGTACGATATTATTCATTTCAATTATTATGGTTGTAATCGTATTTATTCAGCTTGCATTCTTTGCACCTAAAGGTTATGAAGCATTCCCAGTTTCTGAAGCAATGGATGAAGCTGCACCAGTTTATAAATTCGTAGAAAACTGGAAATTCTTAATCGTCGTTACAATCGCACTTATTTTAGTGGCATATACTGTGCCGATTGGACAAATGTTTATGAATCCACCTCCAGGTGCTGCTGGTATGGGTGAAGGTAAACTTTGGTAA
- a CDS encoding THUMP domain-containing class I SAM-dependent RNA methyltransferase yields the protein MYQILATTPMGMEAIAAKEIQALGYETTIENGRVLYNGDARAIVKSNLWLRSADRVKLVVGRFYATTFEQLFDKTKEIPWENFISENGQFPVQGKSLKSKLFSVPDCQAIVKKAIVERLKRAHGKQGWLTETGALYKVEVSILKDEVLLTIDTSGAGLHKRRYRLAQGEAPMKETLAAALVLLSNWKGETPFIDPFCGSGTIAIEAAMIAQNIAPGFNRDFASEAWDIIPDGLFDEERTLAEEVAEYDKEISITASDIDPKMVEIAKNNAIEVGFGDIITFKQMNVHDLTLTGEKGAIVGNPPYGERIGERKEVEEMYKFLGELIHKNPEWSLYILTSYKTFETLIGQKATKRRKLFNGYIECTYYQYWGKK from the coding sequence ATGTATCAAATATTAGCGACAACACCTATGGGTATGGAAGCAATCGCAGCAAAAGAAATTCAGGCACTAGGGTATGAAACAACAATTGAAAATGGTCGTGTATTGTACAATGGTGATGCGCGAGCAATAGTAAAATCAAATTTATGGTTACGAAGTGCGGACAGAGTTAAACTTGTTGTTGGTAGATTTTATGCAACAACATTTGAACAGTTATTCGATAAAACGAAAGAAATTCCATGGGAGAATTTTATTAGTGAAAATGGTCAGTTTCCTGTACAAGGTAAGAGCTTAAAGTCTAAATTATTCAGCGTTCCTGACTGTCAGGCTATTGTTAAAAAGGCGATTGTTGAAAGACTTAAACGTGCGCATGGAAAGCAAGGGTGGCTCACAGAAACAGGTGCACTATATAAAGTTGAAGTAAGTATACTGAAAGACGAAGTACTCCTCACAATTGATACATCAGGTGCTGGACTACATAAACGACGTTACAGACTTGCACAAGGGGAAGCACCGATGAAGGAGACTTTAGCTGCTGCATTAGTATTATTATCAAACTGGAAAGGTGAAACACCTTTTATTGATCCATTTTGTGGTTCTGGAACAATTGCCATTGAAGCTGCAATGATAGCGCAAAATATTGCACCGGGTTTCAATAGAGATTTTGCAAGTGAAGCGTGGGATATTATTCCTGATGGATTATTTGATGAAGAACGTACACTTGCTGAAGAAGTTGCAGAATATGACAAGGAAATTTCAATTACCGCAAGTGATATTGATCCTAAGATGGTGGAAATTGCTAAAAACAATGCGATTGAAGTTGGGTTTGGTGATATTATTACGTTTAAGCAAATGAATGTACATGATTTAACTTTAACTGGAGAGAAAGGTGCAATTGTCGGGAATCCACCATATGGCGAACGTATCGGTGAACGAAAAGAAGTTGAGGAAATGTACAAATTTTTAGGTGAATTAATTCATAAAAATCCTGAATGGTCACTTTATATTTTGACGAGTTATAAAACATTTGAAACATTAATCGGTCAAAAGGCGACAAAACGTCGTAAACTATTTAATGGCTATATTGAATGTACGTATTATCAATATTGGGGTAAAAAATAA
- the gpsB gene encoding cell division regulator GpsB → MADINLKLSAKDIYEKEFERTMFRGFKPEDVDSFLDDVIEDYQKMSDMNHQLLKIMDENSKLKREIEDLRMRLATGRSESPANTNNFDLLKRISNLEKAVFGK, encoded by the coding sequence ATGGCAGATATTAATTTAAAATTATCAGCAAAAGATATTTATGAAAAAGAATTCGAACGTACAATGTTTAGAGGCTTTAAGCCGGAAGACGTTGATAGCTTCTTAGATGATGTAATAGAAGACTATCAGAAGATGTCAGATATGAATCATCAATTATTAAAAATTATGGATGAAAATAGTAAGCTGAAGCGTGAAATTGAAGATTTAAGAATGAGACTTGCGACTGGTAGAAGTGAAAGTCCTGCAAATACGAATAATTTTGATTTACTAAAACGTATTTCTAATTTAGAGAAAGCTGTATTTGGTAAATAA
- a CDS encoding DUF1273 domain-containing protein, protein MKSIYITGYKPYELNIFNNKQQEVKYIKLYLQQRIKEYIEEGLEWVIIEGQLGVELWAAEVVIRLKKHYDIKLSIITPFLEHFSKWNEENQLYYSQICARADFVTSAHDSTYQGGHQFRNTDQFVLDNTEGTLLFYDEEYEGSAKYFKKTLVDFASKNQYNIDIITMQDLSDFVNNYIEEHSE, encoded by the coding sequence ATGAAATCAATTTATATTACAGGATATAAACCATATGAATTAAATATATTCAATAATAAACAGCAAGAAGTTAAATATATTAAATTGTATTTGCAGCAACGCATTAAGGAATACATTGAAGAAGGACTAGAATGGGTTATTATAGAAGGACAACTCGGGGTAGAACTTTGGGCAGCAGAAGTAGTCATTCGACTAAAGAAACATTATGACATAAAGTTGAGTATCATTACTCCTTTTTTGGAACACTTCAGTAAATGGAATGAAGAAAACCAACTGTATTATAGCCAGATTTGCGCACGTGCAGACTTTGTAACATCGGCACATGACAGCACTTATCAAGGTGGCCACCAATTTAGAAATACAGATCAGTTTGTACTGGATAATACTGAAGGCACTCTTTTGTTTTATGATGAAGAATATGAAGGCAGTGCGAAATATTTTAAAAAGACGCTCGTTGATTTTGCTTCAAAAAATCAATATAATATTGATATTATAACGATGCAGGATTTATCAGATTTTGTAAATAATTATATAGAAGAACATTCAGAATAG
- a CDS encoding DUF1798 family protein gives MLQQCIQSLIYDLEKIEKYFELAKAGHAFNFVMDVQPFTEKVDHHITLLNQYKDEITSLPLMNEKKYDLCIAHLRDISVSCFFSKTSKKVFIDQYKAVKHEVNYIKRMTVS, from the coding sequence ATGTTACAACAATGTATTCAAAGCTTAATTTATGATCTAGAGAAGATTGAAAAATACTTCGAATTAGCAAAAGCAGGTCATGCATTTAACTTCGTTATGGATGTGCAACCATTTACTGAAAAAGTTGATCATCATATTACTTTGCTTAATCAATATAAAGATGAAATTACGTCATTACCGCTTATGAATGAAAAGAAATACGATTTATGTATTGCGCATTTAAGAGATATTTCTGTCAGCTGCTTTTTCAGTAAAACGAGTAAAAAAGTTTTTATTGATCAATACAAAGCAGTGAAACATGAAGTTAACTATATAAAAAGAATGACAGTCTCATGA
- the recU gene encoding Holliday junction resolvase RecU: MNYPNGKKHKSKALVTKQLKNSKIEYGKRGMRFEEEIDLSNQFYMKENIAIIHKKPTPVQIVDVSYPKRSQAVIKEAYFRKPSTTDYNGIYKGKYIDFEAKATQNKTSFPLNNIHKHQVTHMQQVTDHGAICFILFYFSSHDEVYLLPFTAFKKYWSAYLQEKTKSIPYLDIQKEGIHVNRKFQPRIDYIQAVNSIYFNGLNESEEI; this comes from the coding sequence GTGAATTATCCAAACGGTAAAAAACATAAGTCTAAAGCATTAGTTACAAAGCAATTAAAAAATAGTAAAATAGAGTATGGTAAACGTGGAATGCGATTTGAAGAAGAAATTGACCTATCCAATCAATTTTATATGAAGGAAAATATCGCGATTATCCATAAAAAGCCGACACCTGTTCAAATTGTTGATGTATCATATCCGAAACGTTCACAAGCGGTAATTAAAGAAGCATACTTCAGAAAACCGTCAACAACAGATTATAATGGTATATATAAGGGTAAATATATTGACTTTGAAGCAAAAGCAACGCAAAATAAAACTAGCTTTCCGCTCAATAATATTCATAAACATCAAGTCACACATATGCAGCAAGTTACAGATCATGGTGCGATTTGTTTTATATTATTTTATTTTTCTTCGCATGATGAAGTATATCTTCTACCATTCACTGCATTTAAAAAATATTGGAGTGCATATTTGCAGGAGAAAACGAAATCAATACCATACCTTGATATTCAAAAAGAAGGTATACATGTAAACAGGAAATTTCAGCCAAGAATTGATTATATTCAAGCGGTTAACAGCATTTATTTTAATGGATTAAATGAAAGCGAGGAAATTTAA
- a CDS encoding transglycosylase domain-containing protein yields MTRKKKKRNIKRIILQIVGGLFLLFASLFICAMLLFLYYAYKAPKFDEAALRDQLPTKIYDKDDNLVTVLQMGQKRERIKFQEVPDQLKNAVLATEDNRFYEHGAIDFKRLTGAVFSNVSSGFGSQGASTITQQVVKRSFLTDKKSLERKAQEAYLSYRLEQEYSKDEIFEMYLNKIYYSDGIYGVKTAARYYFNKDLNQLTLAEAAYLAGLPQVPNTYNLYDNPEAAEKRKDTVLYLMNRHGRITKAEMEEAQNQDLSTNLVQRTTAQRQNLEQNDPKYASYINVIKQEIRNNKEFEGKDLQDILTSGLSIYTNMDNNAQTSLQNNTDNMNIYKNKYHQAASSIVDTKTGALIAISGGRNYKDVVDRNLATDIHPVGSTIKPFLSYGPVIENEQWSTGHRIQDEAEYDIHGIKFRNYDKQSHGLVTMRDAIRRSLNIPALKTFQAVQQEAGNGAPAKFAKNVGLNYKSSDLGPSDALGGSSSEFSPLQMASAYASFGNGGTYNEAHAIRKVVTQDNETINFEYNSRKAMEDYTAYMVTDMLKGTFEPYGTAYGSQIPGLNLAAKTGTGTYGDETYIKYNLPDNAAKDVWIVGYSPRYTMSVWMGFTQMAQYGENSFVGPDEQSLPKELFRQVMSEISPIDGADFEMPDSVERSGGFLQVKGNSDNNITTSIKPNSNNETVRDDSRAVSNNRYKVIRSQPTTEEPVTTERKTIEKPTTEAKTVEKPTTERATTEPTTTQPATTQPATTQPATTQPATTQPATTQSPSSNSTRP; encoded by the coding sequence ATGACGAGAAAGAAAAAGAAACGTAATATAAAAAGAATAATTTTGCAAATTGTTGGTGGATTATTTTTATTATTTGCAAGTTTATTTATTTGTGCGATGTTATTGTTTCTTTATTATGCTTATAAAGCACCTAAATTTGATGAAGCAGCATTACGTGATCAATTACCAACAAAGATTTATGATAAAGATGACAATCTCGTAACAGTACTTCAGATGGGTCAAAAAAGAGAACGTATTAAATTTCAGGAAGTGCCTGACCAATTGAAAAATGCAGTGCTTGCAACTGAAGATAATCGCTTCTACGAGCATGGTGCAATTGACTTTAAGCGTCTAACCGGTGCAGTCTTCAGTAATGTATCTAGTGGATTTGGTTCTCAAGGTGCATCTACTATAACGCAGCAAGTTGTTAAACGATCATTTCTAACGGATAAAAAATCCCTCGAACGAAAAGCACAGGAAGCATACTTATCATACCGATTAGAACAGGAATACAGTAAAGATGAAATATTTGAAATGTATTTAAATAAAATCTATTATTCAGATGGAATATACGGTGTAAAAACTGCAGCAAGATATTATTTCAATAAAGATTTAAATCAGCTCACTCTTGCAGAAGCAGCATATTTAGCAGGGCTTCCCCAAGTTCCGAATACTTATAATCTATATGATAATCCTGAAGCGGCAGAAAAACGTAAAGATACAGTGTTATACTTAATGAATCGACACGGTCGAATTACGAAAGCTGAAATGGAAGAGGCACAAAATCAAGATTTATCAACAAATCTTGTACAGAGAACAACAGCACAAAGACAGAATTTAGAACAAAATGATCCTAAATATGCATCGTATATTAATGTTATTAAACAGGAAATAAGAAATAATAAAGAATTTGAAGGCAAAGACTTACAGGATATATTAACGAGTGGCTTATCCATCTATACAAATATGGATAATAACGCACAAACGTCATTACAAAATAATACAGACAATATGAATATTTATAAAAATAAATATCATCAAGCAGCCTCATCTATTGTAGATACAAAGACTGGTGCACTGATAGCGATTAGTGGTGGTCGCAACTATAAAGATGTTGTTGATCGTAATTTAGCGACTGACATTCATCCTGTTGGGTCTACAATTAAACCGTTTTTAAGTTATGGACCTGTCATTGAGAATGAACAATGGTCGACCGGACATAGAATACAAGATGAAGCGGAATATGATATTCATGGTATTAAATTCAGAAACTACGACAAACAAAGTCATGGATTAGTTACAATGCGAGATGCGATTAGACGAAGCTTAAATATTCCGGCGTTGAAAACGTTCCAGGCAGTGCAACAGGAAGCTGGTAACGGTGCTCCAGCAAAATTTGCTAAAAATGTGGGATTGAACTATAAATCGTCCGATTTAGGGCCTTCAGATGCACTTGGTGGCTCGTCTAGTGAATTCTCTCCTTTACAGATGGCAAGTGCATATGCATCTTTTGGTAATGGTGGAACATATAATGAAGCACATGCAATTCGAAAAGTAGTTACACAGGATAACGAAACAATAAACTTTGAATATAATTCAAGAAAAGCTATGGAAGATTATACGGCATATATGGTGACTGATATGCTTAAAGGTACTTTTGAGCCTTACGGAACAGCATACGGCAGCCAAATTCCTGGTTTAAACCTTGCCGCAAAAACAGGTACTGGTACATATGGCGATGAAACATATATAAAATATAACTTACCTGATAATGCAGCTAAAGATGTTTGGATTGTTGGCTATTCTCCGAGATATACAATGTCTGTATGGATGGGCTTTACACAAATGGCTCAGTATGGTGAGAACTCCTTCGTAGGACCAGATGAACAGTCATTACCTAAAGAGTTGTTCAGGCAAGTTATGAGTGAAATCAGTCCGATAGATGGTGCTGATTTTGAAATGCCTGATTCAGTAGAACGTTCAGGAGGATTCCTCCAAGTTAAAGGGAATTCTGATAATAATATAACGACATCAATTAAGCCTAATAGCAATAATGAAACTGTTCGAGATGATTCTCGAGCAGTTTCTAATAATCGTTATAAAGTAATTAGATCGCAACCGACAACGGAAGAACCGGTAACGACTGAACGTAAAACTATAGAAAAACCGACGACTGAGGCAAAAACTGTAGAGAAACCGACGACTGAACGTGCTACTACAGAGCCAACGACAACACAACCAGCAACAACACAGCCGGCAACGACACAGCCTGCAACGACACAACCAGCGACGACACAGCCAGCAACTACTCAATCACCTTCATCTAATTCGACACGTCCATAA
- a CDS encoding YpoC family protein, producing MKAQIKQLETKIDLAVKDRRLKQQDVRNLIDEYFNILINLLNEINGYEENSEMHNYEKCPLNFDDRIHYIEGRKYHYMGYEQLKTMMKEVLKLKAIYNLKNK from the coding sequence ATGAAAGCACAAATTAAACAGTTAGAGACGAAAATAGATTTAGCGGTAAAGGATAGAAGACTAAAGCAGCAGGACGTCCGAAACCTTATTGATGAATATTTTAATATACTCATTAATTTACTTAACGAAATTAATGGATACGAAGAAAATAGTGAAATGCATAATTATGAAAAGTGTCCATTAAACTTTGATGATAGAATACATTATATTGAAGGTAGAAAGTATCACTATATGGGATATGAACAGTTAAAAACGATGATGAAGGAAGTATTAAAACTTAAAGCAATATATAATTTGAAAAATAAATAA
- the nth gene encoding endonuclease III — MISKKKTLQMLDVIDDMFPDAECELIHENPFELTIAVLLSAQCTDVLVNKVTKNLFQKYKTPEDYLAVPLEELMEDIRSIGLYKNKAKNIQALCKILLEKYNGEIPESHAELVKLPGVGQKTANVVVSVAFGIPALAVDTHVERVSKRLGICRWKDNVKQVEETLCKKIPKSRWNKTHHQLIFFGRYHCTARNPKCLDCPLLNDCREGKKRHKVIVE, encoded by the coding sequence ATGATAAGTAAGAAGAAGACATTGCAAATGCTTGATGTAATTGATGACATGTTTCCTGATGCTGAATGCGAACTGATTCATGAAAATCCATTTGAACTTACAATTGCAGTATTATTATCAGCACAATGTACGGATGTACTCGTAAATAAAGTGACTAAAAACTTATTTCAGAAATATAAAACACCAGAAGATTACCTGGCAGTTCCATTAGAAGAATTAATGGAAGATATCAGATCGATAGGTTTATATAAAAATAAGGCGAAAAACATTCAGGCATTATGCAAAATACTATTAGAAAAATATAATGGGGAGATTCCAGAGTCACATGCTGAACTCGTTAAGTTACCTGGTGTTGGGCAGAAAACTGCGAATGTTGTTGTATCTGTTGCTTTTGGAATACCAGCACTTGCAGTAGATACTCATGTAGAAAGAGTTTCTAAACGCCTTGGTATATGCAGGTGGAAAGATAACGTAAAGCAAGTAGAAGAAACATTGTGCAAAAAAATACCTAAATCAAGATGGAATAAAACACATCACCAACTTATATTTTTTGGAAGGTATCATTGTACGGCCAGAAACCCTAAATGTTTGGACTGTCCTTTATTAAATGACTGTCGTGAAGGAAAAAAGCGTCATAAGGTGATTGTCGAATGA
- a CDS encoding DnaD domain protein, translating into MSLFRKPIIIPSDLFIYYHKINMSETELIVILKIIELSEFQQLPSFEVLADHMSINQSEIMMIIQNLISKDILKITVEKDSHAQFNEIYDLSPLETKIEAYKSKLMFEKKTKNDDLNFEKVFERFELTFARPMTPLEIETISHWIDKDRHSIELINEALNEAAAHNKLSIKYIDRILLNWKKKNVKTVVDSKTVSQHFKNKSLVKEIPDIPVFDWVNGESPYDK; encoded by the coding sequence ATGTCGCTTTTTCGTAAACCGATAATTATTCCAAGCGATTTATTTATTTATTATCATAAAATTAATATGAGTGAAACTGAACTCATTGTCATATTAAAAATCATTGAGTTGTCTGAATTCCAGCAATTGCCATCATTTGAAGTATTAGCAGATCATATGAGCATTAACCAAAGTGAGATAATGATGATTATTCAAAATCTTATTAGTAAAGATATTCTTAAAATTACTGTAGAAAAGGATAGTCATGCACAATTTAATGAAATTTATGATTTATCTCCTTTAGAGACAAAGATTGAAGCGTATAAATCAAAACTAATGTTTGAGAAAAAGACAAAAAATGATGATTTAAATTTTGAAAAAGTATTTGAAAGATTTGAATTAACATTTGCCAGACCGATGACACCGCTTGAAATTGAAACAATAAGTCATTGGATTGATAAAGACCGCCATAGCATTGAATTAATCAATGAAGCTTTAAATGAAGCAGCTGCGCATAATAAACTAAGTATTAAATATATTGATCGCATATTATTAAACTGGAAGAAGAAAAATGTAAAGACAGTTGTTGATTCGAAAACAGTAAGTCAGCATTTCAAAAATAAAAGTTTAGTAAAAGAAATACCAGATATTCCTGTATTTGACTGGGTGAACGGAGAGAGTCCATATGATAAGTAA
- the asnS gene encoding asparagine--tRNA ligase has protein sequence MTKITINQSPNFVGQTVTIGAWILNKRSSGKIAFLQLRDGTGFMQAVVVKESIGEDLFKVAKGITQESSLYITGVIKEDERSDFGYEMEVTNLEVIHEAVDYPITPKAHGTDFLMDHRHLWLRSKRQHAVMKIRNEIIRATYEFFNKEGFTKIDPPILTGSAPEGTSELFHTKYFDEDAFLSQSGQLYMEAAAMAHGKVFSFGPTFRAEKSKTRRHLIEFWMIEPEMAFYTHEDSLEVQEQYVTHLVQSVLKNCQLDLKILGRDTSKLEQISTPFPRITYTDAIKFLKEQGFDDIEWGDDFGAPHETAIANHYDMPVFIINYPTSIKPFYMQPNPDEEGTVKCADMIAPEGYGEIIGGSERIDDLALLEERIKEHGLDPAAYSYYTDLRKYGSVPHSGFGLGLERTVAWLSGVEHVRETSPFPRLLNRLYP, from the coding sequence ATGACGAAAATTACAATAAATCAATCACCGAACTTTGTCGGTCAAACAGTGACGATTGGTGCTTGGATTTTAAACAAACGTTCAAGCGGTAAGATTGCGTTCCTGCAACTGAGAGATGGTACAGGTTTTATGCAGGCTGTCGTTGTAAAAGAATCAATTGGTGAAGACTTATTTAAAGTTGCAAAAGGGATTACACAGGAATCTTCTTTATATATTACAGGTGTAATTAAAGAAGATGAACGTTCTGATTTTGGTTATGAGATGGAAGTTACGAACCTTGAAGTAATACACGAAGCGGTCGACTATCCTATTACACCTAAAGCACATGGTACAGATTTCCTGATGGATCATCGTCACTTATGGCTACGTTCAAAACGCCAGCATGCAGTAATGAAAATCAGAAATGAAATTATCCGTGCTACATATGAATTTTTTAACAAAGAAGGATTCACTAAAATTGATCCACCAATTTTAACTGGTTCAGCACCTGAAGGAACGAGTGAATTATTCCATACTAAATACTTTGATGAAGATGCATTTTTATCTCAAAGTGGTCAATTATATATGGAAGCAGCAGCTATGGCTCATGGTAAAGTTTTTTCTTTCGGGCCAACGTTCAGAGCAGAGAAATCGAAAACACGCCGTCACTTAATTGAATTCTGGATGATAGAACCAGAAATGGCATTTTATACGCATGAGGACAGTTTAGAAGTGCAGGAGCAGTATGTAACGCATCTTGTTCAATCGGTACTTAAAAACTGTCAATTAGATTTAAAAATTCTTGGACGTGACACTTCGAAGTTAGAACAAATTTCTACACCATTCCCAAGAATTACTTATACAGATGCGATTAAATTCCTTAAAGAACAAGGTTTCGATGATATTGAATGGGGTGATGACTTCGGTGCACCACATGAGACTGCAATCGCAAATCACTATGATATGCCAGTATTTATTATTAATTATCCTACAAGTATTAAACCTTTCTATATGCAGCCAAATCCTGATGAAGAGGGTACGGTTAAATGTGCAGATATGATTGCGCCAGAAGGTTACGGTGAAATCATCGGTGGATCAGAACGTATTGATGACTTAGCGCTTCTTGAAGAACGCATTAAAGAACATGGTTTAGATCCAGCTGCTTATAGTTATTATACAGATTTACGTAAGTATGGTAGTGTACCGCATTCAGGTTTCGGACTTGGATTAGAAAGAACGGTAGCTTGGTTATCAGGTGTTGAACATGTTCGTGAAACGAGTCCGTTCCCACGACTATTAAACCGCTTATATCCGTAA